A segment of the Zalophus californianus isolate mZalCal1 chromosome 15, mZalCal1.pri.v2, whole genome shotgun sequence genome:
GCGGGGGCGGGCcgagggtgggggcgggaggcggCTCCCGGGGCTCCGCGCCATTGGCCGCAGGGACGGGCGGCAGGAAGGGGCCAGAGAGCGCGGCCCCACCCCGTGGCCGGCAGAGCCTATCGCCGGGAGCGCGGAGCGCGGATAAATGTAGCGCCGCGGCGCGGGCCGCCAGCTCTCCGAGGGGCCGGAGCGCAGCGGAGCCATGCAGTACCCACACCCCGGGCCAGCGGCGGCGGGCACCGTGGGGGTGCCGCTGTACGCGCCTACGCCGCTGCTGCAGCCGGCGCACCCGACGCCGTTCTACATCGAAGACATCCTGGGCCGCGGGCCCGCCgcgcccacccccaaccccacgcTGCCGTCCCCCAACTCCTCCTTCACCAGCCTCGTGTCCTCCTACCGGACACCGGTATACGAGCCCACGCCGATCCATCCCGCCTTCTCGCACCACTCCGCCGCCGCGCTGGCCGCCGCCTACGGACCCGGCGGCTTCGGGGGCCCTCTGTACCCCTTCCCGCGGACGGTGAACGACTACACGCACGCCCTGCTCCGCCACGACCCCCTGGGTAAGGCGGCCGGGGTCATGGCGGGGCCGAGCCGCGGCGGCGGCGAGGAAGGCGCCACCCGGCAGGTGGCAGCGTCCAGGAGGcggcgggggcggagggggaggcaATAGAAAGTTGTGGCAAAAGCGATCGAAAAGCGGCTCTCGGGCGCGCGCGGGGACGGGAGGCGCGGGCCCCAGTGGCGCGCGGCCGGGGCTGACCGCACCATGACTCAGATTGGTTTTCCTGCACCTTGCAGGCGTCGGGGCGCGCGGACCCGCGCGAGACCTCTGGCACTGCCGCGGGGGCTGGCGGCCGAAGGCAGCCCCGGGGCGCGCGCGTCGCTCGGGGTGGGGTCCTCTTAGCTGGAGGGGCGGGGAAGGGAATGCCGAGGCGCCCCGGGCCGGTCCTGCGGGGCAGGGATAGCTGCTGGGCCCCGGCGGTTACGAGGCTGGACCTGGTTCAACAAGCTTGTGCAGTGAAAGAGCCTGACCCTTTCCGTTCATACAGGAAATCTTGAGTTCTCGATAGGAGTAAATCTGGTTTCAGAAGCTGTTAAGTGTTTTCCTGGCTGCATGAAGCAGACCCTTCCCCCGGAGTAGTGCACGCTGCTGATTATTTTATCGACATCCTCAATACAGACAAATTCAGGAAACACTCGACTTCTGATAGCCGGGATCCGTTTTTCTGATATTGTTCATTTCCTCTGTGTGGGATGTGACTTTATGGCAGCTAAAATAACCagttgcttccttttttttttccccccgaagCTGTTTTGCACTAGTCTGAAGCCTGACGTAAGcaaaatctggggaaaaaaaaacccaacaatgcCAGCTTTAAAAGTGTTTGGGGGCAGGCCTGCAGACCGACGGACGGACGGACTGACTGACTGACAGGTCTTTGGAGTAGGGAAGGCAGCCAGGACACCTAGGGCATATGGTATTCGCGGGGCTTGTCCCCTCAGCGCTCGGCCTAAGAAATAAGCCAGCGGTGACTCGCGCTCCGGGTGGCCCTTGCCGGCTCTGGCATCTGAAGCCCCGGGGGAAATAAAGACACGGGGCTCCTTGCCGTGGGCCACCAGGGTTTTAAATTTACTCTCTTGCTATTGGCAGCTTCTGTGGGGACCCTAGAGACGAACTAACATTTTAATGCCTTCATGTTTATGACGCGGCCTCTAGGTCAGCCCTCCACCTTCCTTTCTCATCGTTAAGATCTGAAGGGGATTATAttgtagctctttttttttttttttttaagttattgtaTATTTGATTCCAGCTTCGAGGGTTTGGTGCGGTGGCCCCGGCGTGGCTCTGCTGGCCTGCTGGGGCGGGAGCGGGACCCTCGGCCGGGCCGGGCCTGGGGCGAACGTTTTCACAGAGCGCGCCCTGGGTTTCCTTGGGTTACTGCTGGGACCGCGCAGGAGGAAGCGAAGGGCTTTTCGAGATAGACCAACAGGAAACACATTGACGGAAATGTTGCCATAGCCCACGGCGTAGCTTTAACTGGCCGCCCCCGCCGCCGGGTGTGAAATCAGAGGAGGCCGCAGCGCCCTGGAGCCAGGATTGGAAGCTCCACGAGCTAGCGGCCTAACGTCGGCGCCCGGGCCCCGAGGACCTCCAGAGCAGGCTCCAGCCGGCGGCGCCGGGCCGGAACGCCCCAAGGAGGGTAACAGCCCGGTTCCTCCCCAACAGACACACACTCGGGTATTTGGAAAGTGCGGCTCACCAAGGGACAGGGCCTAGAGGTGCAAACAGTTCTGTATAAATTCGAGAGCGACTTGTTAAAAGAGTGTCGTGGTATTTTAGGCTCGATTTATAGTGGGTGTTCTTTTGGGGATCAAAAGATCTCTGCGTTTGAAATCAGCTATGGCTGTGATGGCCGTTCGTGTGCCTCTGAGTGTACAAGGGTGGTGTATGTGCATACGCAGTGTAGGTGTGTGTGCTTTCGGGTGTGTCTGTCCCTGAGTATGCACGTGTCTTGGTGGGAACGTATTGGGTCCTTGTGGGTGGGTGTATGTGAACTCGCCTTAGTTGAGTGTCCTTCTGCGTCCCCtactccccagggcctggccgcTCCAGGTCTGTCACTAACCGCTGCTCTCGCTGCCCGCAGGCAAACCCCTGCTCTGGAGCCCTTTCTTGCAGAGGCCTCTGCATAAAAGGAAAGGCGGCCAGGTGAGGTTCTCCAACGACCAGACCATCGAGCTGGAGAAGAAGTTTGAGACCCAGAAATACCTCTCTCCGCCCGAGAGGAAGCGTCTGGCCAAGATGCTGCAGCTCAGCGAGAGACAGGTGAGCGCGCCTGCGGGCTCGGGGCAAATTCCAGGGGCGGGGGGGTCGCGGGGCGGAAGACAGACGTGTCGCCAGCCGGGCGCTCGGGCGTGCCGTGTCGCGCTAACGCCCGGAGCTCTGGCCGGCTCGACAATCGCCGAACAGCTTCTCCGTTACTCCCCAGGTCGCTTGGGTTCGTGgcaagttttctttctctctttcctgtagGTTAAAACCTGGTTTCAGAATCGACGCGCTAAATGGAGAAGACTGAAACAGGTATCCACATGGTTCTGTTtctatggaaataaatatttttatcatgttatCTCAATGCGAGGCCTGTTATGGGTTGTATGCAAAAGTCATTTGAGAGACTATTTAACCTCTTCACCTTgattaaaaaggcaaatagtCCTGCTGAAATTCAGGATGAGTTGCTCAGGTGGCAGTAATGCTAAAAGCACCTAATGCAGTTCCTATATCAATTATGCTTGGGTTTTCACACACTGGTTGGTAAAACTCCGGGCTAATTGTTTTATAAACTCCATATGTTGTTTATCTAATTAACGCAGGAAAGATAAAGTAATTGACAGTAAATGACTTAAGCAGTTATCTTTGGgagaaaattgtttcttttatttacacAGCCATAATAAAACCAGGCAGAGCTTAAGggtaaatataaggaaataaacaCCTCTAAGTCTTGTTTGCACTGTTTTTTTAGAAGAATTAAATATCAAAGAGCTTAAAATTATTTCCCATCTAATACCAGCTCTTAAAATGAATATAAGATATGTAAGAGAATATACAAGCCTATTTGGAAAGTAGCTTAAACTTACTAACAGTCTTTTTTACAATGACCTTGTTACGCAAGATGTGATAAAAAGTAAAGGCTAATTCAGTTTTCGAAAAACCTCTATTGACTTAAAGCTGAAGATTTGCTTTTGATGTTccaatctggatgtcttctcCAAAGTTACCTGACAATTGCTGAATTGTTCATTTGCCATTGTATATACAGtttaggataaaatatttttgaaaacaataataGGAATGGGGAAATTGAAAGcagtgtacatttttaaatttagtgatCATAACTTTTTCATTAGAAGTAAGATGGTGTCACAGAGAGCACTTTGAGACAAAATAAATTTCCCATAATTTCATtattctaacatttaaaaatttgtagatTCCCTCTCAATCTCTGACCTTGTGCATATATTTGTTACTTAATTGCAATCCTGGTGAATATATTATTCTATAGTcttgcttaaaaaaaacccttaggAATATATCATATTTCT
Coding sequences within it:
- the HHEX gene encoding hematopoietically-expressed homeobox protein HHEX, whose amino-acid sequence is MQYPHPGPAAAGTVGVPLYAPTPLLQPAHPTPFYIEDILGRGPAAPTPNPTLPSPNSSFTSLVSSYRTPVYEPTPIHPAFSHHSAAALAAAYGPGGFGGPLYPFPRTVNDYTHALLRHDPLGKPLLWSPFLQRPLHKRKGGQVRFSNDQTIELEKKFETQKYLSPPERKRLAKMLQLSERQVKTWFQNRRAKWRRLKQENPQSNKKEELESLDNPCDQRQDLPSEQNKGALDSSQCSPSPASQEDLESEISEDSDQEVDIEGDKGYFNAG